Proteins from one Homalodisca vitripennis isolate AUS2020 chromosome 3, UT_GWSS_2.1, whole genome shotgun sequence genomic window:
- the LOC124358334 gene encoding zinc finger MYM-type protein 5-like, with amino-acid sequence MSDGRKRLSGAEYKKRAKKKLEEQERVLKQTKRLDLFFKTPGEQEIAPVLEGPALDDSVDETAGQLDDNVSAGPSCSNPPANLASLNEDIIIPHEIATESLSLELLSPCCSSEDPAFWVLNDATRDSIAKNGFKQNIDLDFSNSVREYKDQKRYLSKSLFQRTLKNGEVQDRKWMVFSKSKGSVYCGPCLAFNFKEKSQFDCKDGFNDWKNGESRASHHENSPIHKSAIITLKSREIALKRVGSMLTEQLDKETNYWKKVLARVIAAVKALTSRGLALRVKRR; translated from the coding sequence AGAAGAAACTCGAAGAACAAGAACGTGTATTGAAACAAACCAAAAGGCTAGATTTGTTCTTTAAGACGCCAGGAGAACAAGAGATTGCACCAGTACTTGAAGGACCTGCACTTGACGATTCCGTTGACGAGACGGCCGGCCAGCTGGACGACAATGTTTCAGCTGGGCCAAGCTGCTCAAATCCACCAGCTAATCTAGCAAGTTTAAACGAAGACATCATCATACCTCACGAGATCGCCACTGAAAGCCTTTCGTTGGAGCTGCTGTCACCCTGCTGTTCCAGCGAAGATCCAGCTTTCTGGGTTTTGAATGATGCAACTCGAGATTCAATCGCAAAAAATGGGTTCAAACAAAATATCGACCTGGATTTCTCAAACAGCGTCAGAGAATACAAGGATCAAAAACGATATTTATCCAAATCTCTGTTTCAACGAACATTGAAAAATGGAGAGGTTCAGGACAGAAAGTGGATGGTATTCTCAAAAAGCAAGGGTTCTGTTTATTGTGGCCCTTGTTTGGCATTCAATTTCAAAGAGAAATCCCAGTTTGATTGTAAAGACGGATTCAACGACTGGAAAAATGGTGAAAGTCGGGCCAGTCATCACGAAAACTCACCAATTCACAAGTCGGCAATCATTACTCTAAAATCACGAGAAATTGCTCTGAAACGTGTTGGCAGTATGTTAACTGAGCAGCTAGACAAAGAAACCAATTATTGGAAAAAGGTTTTGGCCAGGGTTATAGCGGCCGTTAAGGCCTTGACATCAAGAGGCCTTGCATTAAGAGTTAAGAGGCGATGA